The following proteins are co-located in the Gloeocapsa sp. PCC 7428 genome:
- a CDS encoding NAD(P)-dependent oxidoreductase: MKQLNNFSKNKQSILITGAAGFLGTYLAQVCVDEGYQIYGIDHKLPKNPELWTNFIQSSTSQVDFNTFLHNVELSLCFHLAGSALVAYSIQEPFQDFNKLLPGTAKLLEYIVRNQPQCHFILFSSAAVYGNPKVLPISETESPAPISPYGVHKQLAESLLQSYSAIYGITCSILRIFSAYGVGLRKQLFWDILSKYYEQAPQEQQSITLFGTGNESRDFIHGFDIARAAILVSQNPQPRQVQIINIANGTEVTIKDATFNLFKSFPEEIKIHFNNQVRPGDPSRWVADISKLTAMNYKPTIKLSDGLGEYALWYRNQRYQEFVSVPQKLAQHIAPVELSSRK; the protein is encoded by the coding sequence ATGAAGCAACTGAATAATTTTTCAAAAAACAAACAGTCAATTTTAATTACAGGTGCAGCAGGTTTTTTAGGAACATATTTAGCTCAAGTCTGTGTTGATGAAGGCTATCAAATATATGGAATAGACCACAAACTACCGAAAAACCCTGAACTTTGGACTAATTTTATTCAAAGCTCTACTTCTCAAGTTGATTTTAATACTTTTCTACATAATGTTGAACTATCTTTATGTTTTCATTTAGCAGGTTCAGCCTTAGTTGCTTACTCGATTCAAGAACCTTTTCAAGACTTTAATAAACTTCTACCTGGAACTGCAAAGCTACTTGAATACATTGTACGTAATCAGCCGCAGTGTCATTTTATTTTGTTTTCAAGTGCAGCAGTTTACGGGAATCCCAAGGTTTTGCCAATTTCAGAAACTGAGTCACCGGCTCCCATTTCACCGTATGGAGTTCATAAACAACTTGCTGAAAGCCTTCTCCAAAGCTATTCTGCGATTTATGGAATTACGTGTTCCATTTTAAGAATCTTCTCAGCTTACGGAGTTGGTCTTAGAAAACAGCTATTTTGGGATATTTTATCTAAGTACTACGAACAAGCACCACAGGAGCAGCAAAGTATTACTCTGTTTGGCACTGGTAACGAATCTCGTGATTTTATTCATGGGTTTGATATTGCTAGGGCTGCAATTTTAGTTAGTCAAAATCCTCAACCTAGACAAGTTCAAATTATTAATATTGCTAATGGCACAGAAGTTACTATCAAAGACGCAACATTTAATTTGTTCAAATCATTTCCTGAGGAAATCAAAATTCATTTTAATAATCAAGTTCGTCCTGGAGATCCCTCTCGATGGGTCGCAGATATTTCTAAATTAACAGCAATGAATTATAAACCAACTATTAAATTAAGTGACGGCTTAGGAGAATATGCACTTTGGTACAGAAATCAAAGATATCAAGAATTTGTGTCTGTTCCACAAAAGCTTGCTCAGCACATTGCACCTGTAGAACTTTCTTCTAGGAAATAA
- a CDS encoding glycosyltransferase family 4 protein yields MHLLHKNQAETVDSSNPKKIKVLIVSPCQGIYGGMEAFVLTLAQSLIQNPALEVRLCFKRVKGFALQDNLQIMCQKSQVPFSFVNKGSITLIQEIAWADIVHGQNTSPDVVLLARLLGKRVVLTIHNYWCKRGWGIYSAIWKVVANFAHLRLYNSNFVWQTWEPHLKSHKSSRVPTVSQLPEGRLAINQRNGFVFLARWIQNKGIEVLVKAYAQAKLDRRKWSLKLMGDGPLRADIEKYIQQQKIDGIEILGFVNDEKKAEVIRSSRWIVIPPHTKEDFGLTALEARNVGVPCIITRDGGLPEAAGNYSLSCEPDNVEQLARLLEVAANMSDDDYKTLANASYHELQAYLKPISFYVEKYKSLLA; encoded by the coding sequence ATGCATTTACTTCATAAAAATCAAGCGGAAACTGTAGATTCCTCGAATCCAAAAAAGATCAAAGTTTTGATAGTGAGTCCATGCCAAGGTATTTATGGAGGTATGGAAGCTTTTGTTCTTACTCTAGCTCAATCTCTTATTCAAAATCCGGCTTTAGAAGTAAGACTTTGCTTTAAGCGCGTTAAAGGATTTGCACTCCAGGATAATCTGCAAATCATGTGCCAAAAAAGCCAAGTACCTTTCTCCTTTGTAAACAAGGGAAGTATAACTTTAATTCAAGAAATAGCTTGGGCGGATATAGTACACGGACAGAATACATCCCCAGATGTCGTTTTATTAGCACGACTTCTAGGTAAACGTGTAGTACTAACAATTCATAACTACTGGTGTAAACGAGGTTGGGGAATTTATTCTGCAATTTGGAAAGTTGTAGCCAACTTTGCACATTTACGGTTATATAACTCTAATTTTGTTTGGCAAACTTGGGAACCACATCTAAAGTCACATAAAAGTAGTAGAGTACCAACTGTTTCTCAGCTTCCTGAAGGGAGGTTAGCAATTAACCAACGCAACGGATTTGTTTTTCTGGCGCGTTGGATTCAAAACAAAGGTATTGAAGTATTAGTCAAAGCGTATGCTCAAGCCAAGCTAGATCGACGGAAGTGGTCTTTAAAACTTATGGGTGATGGACCACTACGCGCTGATATAGAAAAGTACATACAGCAGCAGAAAATTGATGGAATAGAAATTTTAGGATTTGTCAATGATGAAAAAAAAGCAGAAGTCATTCGTTCTTCTCGCTGGATAGTCATACCACCACACACAAAAGAGGATTTTGGATTAACAGCGCTTGAAGCAAGAAACGTTGGTGTTCCTTGTATTATCACTCGCGATGGTGGTTTACCAGAAGCCGCAGGAAACTATTCCTTAAGTTGTGAACCTGATAATGTTGAACAACTTGCACGCCTCCTGGAAGTTGCGGCAAATATGTCAGACGATGATTACAAGACATTAGCTAATGCTTCATATCACGAATTACAAGCGTATCTAAAACCAATTTCCTTTTATGTAGAGAAATACAAATCTCTTCTTGCCTAA
- a CDS encoding glycosyltransferase, which produces MINRHWPDDRTKVIHLVTGGAVESRNHLGIDDIYEFQNNYASFTALLERFPDANILLQYAGRGYHKYGCPYWLPLALKQWRKKYPSQSLLVMFHELWASLPVWKKHFLTETLNGKITKDLINLADAVGCLTLHQAERLSSLVPSAKISWIPVGTNIMPTQAVNTSFTQRSPKEFLIFGLQYTRLLTIQELSNSLKKLHSRGLLEQLHLIGPLETRWDAEEKQLLAEILPAHAVKFHGVIPPEQVSQLLHHVGFTIIGQPPENLTKSSTFMAFASHGCNVLSPYAATTAVEPVCYLTHPQELLQNKFSDIENNLVARGQNLWNWYKVNADWQSNTNKIAKMFHDENVLAIAS; this is translated from the coding sequence ATGATAAATCGTCACTGGCCAGACGATCGCACAAAAGTTATTCATTTAGTTACTGGTGGAGCAGTTGAATCAAGAAATCATTTGGGTATAGATGATATCTATGAATTTCAAAACAATTATGCTTCTTTTACGGCTCTACTAGAAAGATTTCCTGATGCTAACATTCTCTTGCAGTATGCGGGGAGAGGATATCACAAATATGGCTGTCCTTATTGGTTGCCCTTAGCACTTAAGCAGTGGCGCAAGAAGTATCCTTCACAGTCTCTTTTAGTCATGTTTCATGAATTATGGGCTTCTTTACCTGTATGGAAAAAGCATTTTTTAACTGAAACTTTAAATGGCAAAATTACCAAGGATTTAATTAACTTAGCAGATGCAGTTGGTTGCCTAACACTGCATCAAGCTGAGCGACTTAGCTCGCTTGTTCCTAGCGCCAAAATTTCTTGGATACCTGTTGGTACAAATATTATGCCAACTCAAGCTGTAAATACTAGTTTTACTCAGCGATCGCCAAAGGAATTTTTAATATTTGGACTACAGTATACGCGGCTATTAACAATACAGGAGTTATCAAATTCGCTAAAAAAGTTACATAGCAGAGGGTTACTTGAGCAGTTACATTTAATTGGTCCATTAGAAACGCGATGGGACGCAGAAGAAAAACAGCTTTTAGCAGAAATACTACCCGCGCACGCAGTTAAATTTCACGGTGTCATTCCTCCTGAACAAGTCTCTCAACTACTGCACCACGTTGGCTTTACTATTATTGGTCAGCCGCCAGAAAATCTAACAAAATCAAGCACTTTTATGGCTTTCGCAAGCCATGGGTGCAATGTTCTATCGCCCTATGCTGCTACCACTGCGGTAGAACCAGTTTGTTATTTAACTCATCCGCAGGAATTATTACAAAACAAATTTAGTGATATTGAAAACAATTTAGTAGCGCGGGGACAGAATTTATGGAACTGGTATAAGGTTAACGCTGATTGGCAAAGTAATACTAACAAAATAGCAAAAATGTTTCATGATGAGAATGTTTTAGCGATCGCTAGCTGA
- a CDS encoding Uma2 family endonuclease has product MFLTVEQLEAQLPDATQLLSDEPEMESSLHYLQLLLLVTCLEWLWRERNDYFIGANLTIYYSRQQLRNRDFRGPDFFLVQPTEKRPRKSWVVWEEEGKYPNLIIELLSDSTAGVDRTLKKELYQNQFRTPEYFWFSPDTLEFQGFRLSGQHYQEIMSNDAGWRWSEVLNLYLGIAEGKLRYFTSDGSIVPTPEEAAIQIQQQAQQAQQQAQQATQQAQQAQQRAEQAESRLEQEQMRAERLANQLRALGIEPDLDS; this is encoded by the coding sequence ATGTTCCTCACAGTCGAACAACTAGAAGCACAGCTACCCGATGCAACTCAGCTGCTCAGTGACGAGCCAGAAATGGAAAGTTCTCTACATTATCTGCAACTATTGTTGTTGGTTACGTGCTTAGAATGGCTGTGGCGCGAGCGAAACGATTACTTTATCGGCGCTAACTTGACAATCTACTACAGCAGGCAGCAACTACGCAATCGCGATTTTCGAGGACCAGATTTTTTTCTAGTACAACCCACAGAGAAACGTCCGCGTAAATCGTGGGTCGTTTGGGAAGAAGAAGGCAAATACCCTAACTTAATTATTGAGTTACTTTCTGATTCTACGGCAGGAGTAGATCGCACGCTCAAAAAAGAGCTTTACCAAAATCAGTTTCGCACTCCTGAATACTTTTGGTTTTCCCCAGATACTTTAGAATTCCAAGGTTTTCGTCTTAGTGGTCAACACTATCAAGAAATCATGTCCAACGATGCAGGATGGCGTTGGAGCGAAGTGCTAAATTTGTATCTAGGTATTGCTGAAGGCAAACTGCGCTACTTTACATCGGATGGAAGCATAGTACCAACTCCTGAAGAAGCAGCTATACAGATACAACAACAAGCACAGCAGGCGCAACAACAAGCACAACAAGCAACTCAACAAGCACAACAGGCGCAACAACGTGCTGAGCAAGCAGAATCACGATTAGAGCAAGAGCAAATGCGAGCAGAACGATTAGCTAATCAACTGCGAGCTTTAGGAATTGAGCCAGATTTAGATAGTTGA
- a CDS encoding glycosyltransferase family 2 protein: MNVFEIQISVALVTRNRPESLNRCLKSLRSQSVQPFEVIVSDDSDLEYATATEAIAKQWDCQYIKGPKRGLYANRNHAAQACKGTHVRTMDDDHEFPEDHFQILEAVVKADPLSIWILGENHYDQMDSTTGIAHLPGEIQPRGFSQLPRDLDDTCAISDGATIYPRAIFSSHHYLELFKFGNLYLEFGARLKALGYRIRYCPETYIIHHYIPDKRSFNDQKMQQQTAFLAALLTYGCYLPNFFKYVECLSYFSLIGLISTLKIKDYHFNIFDLWRLWIVGRKYQELFNKQNYAQII, encoded by the coding sequence ATGAACGTGTTCGAGATACAGATAAGTGTCGCGTTGGTTACTCGAAATCGCCCTGAGTCGCTCAATCGTTGCTTGAAAAGTTTGCGATCGCAGAGCGTTCAACCTTTTGAAGTTATAGTGTCAGACGATTCTGATTTAGAATATGCTACAGCAACAGAGGCGATCGCCAAGCAGTGGGACTGCCAATACATTAAAGGTCCTAAACGTGGACTATACGCGAATCGCAATCATGCTGCACAAGCTTGTAAAGGGACTCACGTGCGAACCATGGATGACGATCACGAGTTTCCTGAAGACCATTTTCAAATACTTGAAGCTGTAGTTAAAGCAGATCCTCTTAGTATTTGGATTCTGGGTGAAAACCATTACGATCAAATGGATTCTACAACAGGAATAGCACATTTACCTGGAGAAATTCAACCTAGAGGATTTAGTCAACTTCCTCGCGATCTTGATGATACTTGTGCTATTAGTGATGGAGCGACGATTTATCCACGAGCTATTTTCTCTTCTCACCATTACTTAGAGTTATTTAAATTTGGTAATCTTTATTTAGAGTTTGGAGCACGATTGAAAGCCTTGGGATATCGGATTCGTTATTGCCCAGAAACATACATCATTCATCACTACATTCCTGATAAACGTTCCTTCAACGATCAGAAAATGCAGCAACAAACTGCTTTTTTAGCTGCACTTTTAACTTATGGTTGTTATTTGCCTAACTTTTTTAAGTATGTAGAGTGCTTAAGTTATTTTAGTTTGATAGGATTAATAAGTACATTAAAAATTAAAGATTATCACTTTAATATTTTTGATTTGTGGAGATTGTGGATAGTAGGCAGAAAATACCAGGAGCTTTTTAACAAGCAAAACTATGCTCAAATTATTTAA